In Leptolyngbya iicbica LK, the genomic stretch TCGGTATAGTCTTTGCCATAGCTCCAAAAGAAGGAGTCGCCCCAGGCCCAGGTGCCGACGCCCAGCGCTGGAATGGTTGGGCCGTCAGGCGCAAGCGCGATCGCTTGCGTGTCAGTTTGAAAGGGTAAAGTCATAGCGACAAAGGGTAGAGCAACGATCAGGACTAGCCGAGTCTAGGACGTCAAGGACCTGAAAAAATTGCTTCTTCGAGATCTTGGCGACTGAGGGAATATTTAAAAACGCGCTGCACGTCTTCACCAACGGGCGGGGCGTTGAGATACCGCACCACAATTGAGTCCACATCCAGGGCGATATTGGCTTGCCAATCGGTTTTCTCGACGTGCCACTCATGGAGGGCTTCAGAGTTTTGATGGCATCCCTGCTCGCGCAGCCACTGTTCGATATCTGGCAAAGGATGATTGTAGAGAGGCGTATCAGCGCTGGGCATCACCATAAAGCACACAAA encodes the following:
- a CDS encoding DUF3143 domain-containing protein, with amino-acid sequence MVMPSADTPLYNHPLPDIEQWLREQGCHQNSEALHEWHVEKTDWQANIALDVDSIVVRYLNAPPVGEDVQRVFKYSLSRQDLEEAIFSGP